The following coding sequences are from one Rhodospirillales bacterium window:
- a CDS encoding TldD/PmbA family protein: MTHVSPHPLAAQLVETAIRSGADEADALIASGTALDVSVRKAETESIERSESLQAGLRVIVGGRQASVAMSDVADEAARTELVERAVAMARVTPEDPHAGLPEAGSRPTDPVPVPLSDAAIPTTETLGEWAAAAEEAALAVKGITNTEGGHAGAADTTLTLSASDGFDAAYRRTHHSLSVSVVAGTGTGMERDYDYSSAVRQTDLTDPAEVGRRAGARTVARLEPRKAPSAQVPVVFEPRVAAGLLSLLARAISGTAVARGTTFLKDRMGSRLFPQGINITDDPLRPFGHRSRPFDGEGVAVASRLVVDDGVLRTWLLDSRSARKLNLSSTGSAARAPGGVPEPGPSNLFLAAGAVTPEELLSDIRNGFYVTEMLGMSFNLVTGDYSRGATGYWIENGEKTHPVSEVTVAGNLTDMFRNVTPADDLMFRTGIDSPTLRIDGMTVAGI; the protein is encoded by the coding sequence GTGACCCATGTCTCCCCTCACCCGTTGGCTGCGCAACTGGTCGAGACCGCCATCCGTTCGGGCGCTGACGAAGCAGACGCCCTGATTGCCTCGGGCACCGCACTGGACGTGTCGGTGCGCAAGGCTGAAACAGAATCGATCGAACGTTCTGAAAGCCTGCAGGCCGGGCTGCGGGTGATCGTTGGCGGACGCCAGGCATCCGTCGCGATGTCTGATGTCGCGGACGAGGCCGCCCGGACGGAGCTTGTGGAACGGGCTGTCGCCATGGCCCGAGTCACGCCTGAAGACCCGCATGCCGGCCTCCCCGAGGCGGGCAGCCGACCCACCGATCCGGTGCCGGTGCCCTTGAGCGATGCCGCCATTCCCACCACCGAGACCCTCGGCGAGTGGGCGGCCGCCGCGGAGGAAGCGGCGCTCGCGGTCAAGGGAATTACCAATACCGAAGGCGGACACGCGGGTGCAGCCGACACCACACTTACCTTGAGTGCCAGCGACGGGTTCGACGCAGCCTATCGGCGCACCCATCACTCCCTGTCGGTGAGCGTTGTCGCTGGAACCGGCACGGGCATGGAGCGGGACTACGATTATTCCAGCGCCGTGCGCCAGACCGACCTGACGGATCCGGCCGAAGTCGGCCGCCGCGCGGGCGCCCGGACGGTCGCCCGACTGGAACCCCGCAAGGCGCCCTCGGCCCAAGTACCCGTGGTGTTCGAACCGCGGGTCGCGGCAGGCTTGCTGTCTCTGCTGGCGCGGGCCATCTCCGGGACTGCGGTCGCGCGGGGCACGACGTTCCTCAAGGATCGGATGGGGAGCCGCCTGTTTCCGCAGGGCATCAACATCACGGACGATCCGCTGCGGCCCTTCGGGCACCGATCCCGCCCGTTCGACGGCGAAGGCGTTGCCGTCGCGTCGCGGCTGGTCGTCGACGATGGCGTACTCCGGACCTGGCTGCTTGATTCGCGCTCGGCGCGGAAACTGAACCTCTCCTCCACCGGGTCCGCCGCGCGGGCGCCGGGCGGCGTGCCGGAGCCGGGCCCGAGCAACCTGTTCCTCGCGGCTGGCGCCGTCACGCCGGAAGAGCTGCTGAGCGATATCCGAAACGGGTTCTACGTCACCGAAATGCTGGGAATGAGCTTCAATCTGGTAACCGGGGACTACAGCCGGGGGGCGACCGGGTACTGGATTGAGAACGGCGAGAAGACCCATCCCGTGAGCGAGGTGACCGTCGCCGGCAATCTCACCGACATGTTTCGGAACGTGACGCCCGCTGACGACCTCATGTTCAGGACGGGCATCGACTCCCCCACCCTTCGTATCGACGGCATGACAGTGGCTGGCATCTAG
- a CDS encoding 2-oxoacid:ferredoxin oxidoreductase subunit beta gives MNAPVRVARDYESGQEVRWCPGCGDYAILRAVQKTLAGLDANPSNTVFVSGIGCAARLPYYLATYGFHTIHGRAPAIATGLKLANPELDVWLVTGDGDGLSIGAGHLLHLLRRNLNCQVLLFNNEAYGLTKGQYSPTSRIGTVTPSSPAGSVGNPVSACRFALGSGARFIARGIDTRIAELQTTLSAAHAFAGTAFVEILQNCIVYNDGVFADFTERSVAAERQIHVVHGEPLRFGPDLNRGLILDRDAFALQAVSVGADGVPEEEVLVHDQSNRALATLLATMEGPDLPLAVGVLFAEEGPVFEVEVRDQVEERGHLPLSDLLRRTSTWKVSP, from the coding sequence ATGAATGCCCCGGTTCGAGTTGCGCGGGACTATGAATCCGGGCAGGAAGTTCGCTGGTGTCCGGGTTGCGGTGACTATGCGATCTTGCGAGCAGTGCAGAAGACGCTCGCGGGGCTTGACGCGAACCCGTCGAACACCGTGTTTGTCTCCGGTATCGGCTGCGCGGCGCGGCTTCCGTACTATCTCGCGACGTACGGTTTTCACACCATTCATGGCCGGGCCCCGGCGATCGCGACCGGCCTCAAGCTGGCCAATCCGGAACTCGATGTTTGGCTGGTGACGGGCGACGGTGATGGCCTTTCGATCGGTGCCGGCCATCTGCTGCACCTGTTGCGGCGCAACCTCAACTGCCAGGTCCTGCTGTTCAACAACGAAGCTTACGGGCTGACCAAGGGGCAGTATTCGCCCACGTCGCGAATCGGCACCGTGACGCCCTCCTCCCCGGCGGGCTCCGTCGGGAACCCCGTGTCCGCCTGCCGCTTCGCGCTGGGCAGCGGAGCGAGATTTATCGCCCGCGGTATCGACACGCGCATCGCCGAACTGCAGACGACGCTCAGCGCGGCCCATGCGTTTGCCGGAACTGCGTTCGTGGAAATTCTGCAGAACTGCATCGTCTACAACGACGGGGTCTTTGCCGACTTCACGGAGCGTTCGGTCGCGGCGGAACGCCAGATTCACGTCGTCCACGGCGAGCCGCTGCGCTTTGGCCCGGACCTGAACCGAGGGCTGATCCTGGATCGCGACGCGTTCGCGCTCCAAGCCGTGTCGGTCGGTGCGGATGGCGTGCCGGAGGAGGAAGTTCTCGTCCACGACCAGTCGAACCGAGCCTTGGCCACGCTCCTCGCCACTATGGAAGGCCCGGATCTGCCGCTCGCGGTCGGCGTCCTGTTTGCGGAGGAAGGGCCAGTCTTTGAAGTGGAAGTCCGTGATCAAGTGGAGGAGCGCGGCCATCTTCCTCTGTCCGACCTGTTGCGCCGAACCTCAACCTGGAAAGTCTCGCCCTGA